The following coding sequences lie in one Numida meleagris isolate 19003 breed g44 Domestic line chromosome Z, NumMel1.0, whole genome shotgun sequence genomic window:
- the TUSC1 gene encoding tumor suppressor candidate gene 1 protein, producing the protein MRRMCAVDGRWGCNGSLRRGRAGLAAGVGRGGRGAGGAEELSEAGGEKGWRGQSRGCPQQLAERYADLAASHCEALRQREEREWHNARLRLENARLRLENRRLRRENRCLFRQALLGPGPHEPEKGEQPGPGGEAEALRAQLERLQQKHRRALQHLRRCRERAELDDGELEELLRDDEQPPSPLEPQELAAAPVGGPEEEEEEAVLLPCVSLGGGRGGAVLPPAPRSPGDGPR; encoded by the coding sequence ATGAGGCGCATGTGCGCGGTGGACGGGCGCTGGGGCTGCAACGGCTCTCTGCGAAGAGGCCGGGCGGGGCTGGCCGCCGGGGTCGGCAGGGGGGGCCGCGGCGCCGGCGGGGCAGAGGAGCTGTCGGAGGCGGGCGGCGAGAAGGGCTGGCGGGGCCAGTCGCGGGGCTGCCCGCAGCAGCTGGCGGAGCGCTACGCGGACCTGGCGGCCAGCCACTGCGAGGCGCTGCGGCAGCGGGAGGAGCGCGAGTGGCACAACGCGCGGCTGCGTCTGGAGAACGCGCGGCTGCGCCTGGAGAACCGCCGCCTGCGCCGCGAGAACCGCTGCCTCTTCCGCCAGGCCCTGCTGGGGCCCGGCCCCCACGAGCCCGAGAAGGGCGAGCAGCCGGGCCCGGGCGGGGAGGCGGAGGCCCTGCGCGCACAGCTGGAGCggctgcagcagaagcaccGCCGCGCCCTGCAGCATCTGCGGCGCTGCCGGGAGCGGGCGGAGCTGGACGACGGGGAGCTGGAGGAACTGCTGCGAGACGACGAGCAGCCACCGTCTCCCCTCGAACCGCAGGAGCTCGCCGCCGCCCCAGTAGGCGGTcccgaggaggaggaggaggaggcggtgctgctgccctgcgtGAGCCTCGGCGGAGGGCGGGGCGGTGCAGTCCTTCCGCccgccccgcgcagccccgggGATGGGCCGCGGTGA